The following coding sequences are from one Musa acuminata AAA Group cultivar baxijiao chromosome BXJ2-4, Cavendish_Baxijiao_AAA, whole genome shotgun sequence window:
- the LOC135582245 gene encoding splicing factor U2af large subunit B-like isoform X4, which produces MLSKGVPTVDFMFEGQIYVQGTNALSCGIGFNRELSHFGSLPVVPQLVTGTLPTMLPVATHQIGSIALMPAQAVTQQATRHARRVYVGGLPPMANEQTIATFFSHVMSAIGGNAAGPGDAVVNVYINHEKKFAFVEMRSVEEASNAMALDGIIFEGVPVKVRRPTDYNPSLAATLGPSQPSPHLNLAAVGLLPSAIGGSEGPDRVFVGGLPYYFTDAQIRELLESFGPLRGFDLVKDRDTGNSKGYGFCVYQDPSVTDIACAALNGLKMGEKTLTVRRATASMGQMKPEQELILQQAHEHIAIQKLALQSGGASHFPGFALNANTSAEPPTKVVCLTEVVSVDELRDEEVYKEILEDMREESEKFGSLINLVIPRPGPTGESISGVGKVFLEFANVTDSARAKVSLHGRRFGGNVVSATYYSEEKFATGDYDAMVVA; this is translated from the exons ATGCTATCAAAAGGCGTGCCTACAGTAGATTTTATGTTCGAGGGACAAATATATGTTCAAGGAACCAATGCACTGAGTTGTGGAATCGGCTTCAACCGGGAATTATCACACTTTG GGTCACTGCCTGTTGTTCCACAACTTGTGACAGGAACTTTACCAACCATGTTACCTGTTGCAACCCATCAG ATTGGATCAATTGCACTTATGCCAGCACAAGCGGTGACTCAACAG GCAACAAGGCATGCACGCCGTGTATATGTTGGAGGCCTACCTCCCATGGCAAATGAGCAG ACAATTGCTACATTTTTTAGCCATGTAATGTCTGCCATAGGAGGAAATGCTGCAGGTCCAG GTGATGCTGTTGTCAATGTATACATAAATCACGAAAAGAAATTTGCTTTTGTGGAGATGAGATCAGTAGAAGAAGCAAGTAATGCGATGGCATTAGATGGGATAATTTTTGAG GGAGTTCCAGTGAAAGTTCGAAGGCCTACAGACTATAATCCTTCCTTGGCTGCAACACTTGGACCCAGTCAACCCAGTCCGCATCTTAACTTAGCTGCTGTTGGTCTTTTACCCAG TGCAATTGGCGGATCGGAGGGACCCGATCGTGTCTTTGTGGGTGGGCTGCCATACTATTTCACAGATGCACAAATAAGGGAGCTCCTAGAATCGTTTGG ACCCCTGCGTGGATTTGATCTTGTAAAAGATAGAGACACAGGAAACTCAAAAGGTTATGGTTTTTGTGTCTATCAG GATCCATCAGTGACTGACATTGCATGTGCTGCACTTAATGGCCTCAAAATGGGTGAAAAGACACTAACAGTCCGACGTGCCACTGCCAG CATGggacagatgaaaccagagcaggAGTTGATCTTACAGCAGGCACATGAACACATAGCTATTCAG AAACTAGCTTTGCAAAGTGGTGGTGCCTCGCATTTTCCGGGGTTtgctttgaatgccaacacatctGCAGAACCGCCAACCAAAGTTGTATGCTTAACAGAG GTTGTTTCTGTGGATGAACTGAGAGATGAGGAGGTGTACAAAGAAATACTAGAGGACATGAGAGAAGAAAGTGAGAAGTTTG GTTCTTTGATAAATCTTGTCATACCTCGCCCTGGTCCAACTGGAGAATCGATTTCTGGAGTCGGAAAG gTCTTTTTGGAGTTTGCAAATGTCACGGACTCGGCTAGGGCGAAAGTTTCCCTCCATGGTAGAAGGTTTGGGGGAAATGTTGTCAGTGCTACATATTATTCCGAAGAAAAATTCGCCACAGGAGATTACGACGCAATGGTTGTGGCTTGA
- the LOC103979933 gene encoding probable prolyl 4-hydroxylase 3 codes for MALLRPLMAKAEARFSNQRFFFPCRKSRTYTLALTSLLALSVVLLVLLTLDVLSLPIGPLFAPSRAHDRSHSEKTEGFVQSGRQWTEVISWEPRAFVYHNFLSKEECEYIIQLAKPHMKKSTVVNSTTGGSEDNSVRTSSGMFLQRGRDKIIRSIEKRIADYTFIPVEHGEGLQVLHYEVGQKYEPHLDYFADEFNTKNGGQRIATFLMYLSDVEEGGETVFPNAKVNSSSLPGYNELSDCGKAGLALKPKMGDALLFWSMKPDATMDPLSLHGACPVIKGNKWSAPKWMRLHEYKA; via the exons ATGGCATTGCTGCGGCCGCTCATGGCGAAGGCGGAGGCGCGGTTCTCCAACCAGAGGTTCTTCTTCCCTTGTCGGAAGTCGAGGACCTACACGCTGGCCCTGACGTCGCTCCTCGCGCTCTCCGTCGTCCTTCTCGTGCTCCTCACCCTCGACGTCCTCTCCCTCCCCATCGGCCCACTCTTCGCACCCAGTCGCGCCCACGATCGCTCCCACAGCGAGAAGAC GGAGGGGTTCGTCCAGAGCGGGCGTCAGTGGACGGAGGTCATCTCCTGGGAGCCCAGAGCTTTCGTCTACCATAATTTCTTG TCCAAGGAAGAATGTGAGTACATAATTCAGCTGGCAAAGCCTCATATGAAAAAATCAACAGTTGTCAATAGCACTACTGGTGGGAGTGAAGATAACAG TGTTCGAACAAGCTCAGGCATGTTTCTTCAAAGAGGACGTGATAAGATAATCAGATCCATCGAAAAAAGGATAGCAGACTATACCTTCATACCTGTAG AGCATGGGGAGGGACTCCAAGTTCTTCATTATGAAGTTGGTCAGAAATATGAACCTCACTTGGACTACTTCGCCGATGAATTCAACACTAAGAATGGGGGTCAGCGGATAGCTACCTTCTTGATGTATCT TTCGGATGTTGAAGAAGGTGGTGAGACAGTGTTTCCTAATGCCAAAGTCAACAGCAGTTCGTTGCCAGGGTACAATGAGCTATCGGATTGTGGAAAGGCAGGTCTTGCTCTAAAACCAAAGATGGGAGATGCCTTACTCTTCTGGAGCATGAAACCTGATGCTACTATGGACCCATTAAGTTTGCATG GTGCATGCCCTGTAATTAAGGGAAATAAGTGGTCTGCTCCAAAGTGGATGCGTCTCCATGAGTATAAAGCTTGA
- the LOC135610600 gene encoding sucrose transport protein SUT4-like isoform X2: protein MATEAVPVRLPYRHLDDAEVELARLDGDPNGQIHESEVSCSVPIPSSSPSSSSSPSRPRERTGWKTLILSCMVAAGVQFGWALQLSLLTPYIQTLGIEHVFSSFIWLCGPITGFVVQPCVGIWSDKCHSKYGRRRPFIFVGCVMISFAVILIGFSADIGVILGDTKEHCRNYKGPRWRAAAVFVIGFWMLDLANNTVQGPARALLADLSGPDQCNSANAIFCSWMALGNILGFSSGSSGLWHRWFPFLTTEACCEVCGNLKAAFLVAVVFLTFCMLVTLYFAKEIPLEPKPAQHLSDSSPLLKDPEQYQHLSLQAKWEKLDNGHNSRINMMDDRASTDASVDFGHGSDRGQIEALDDGPTAVLVNILTSMRHLPPGMHSVLLVMALTWLSWFPFFLFDTDWMGREVYHGNPNGDTTQQADYQNGVREGAFGLLLNSVVLGASSFFIDPMCRKMGARLVWAMSNFTVFICMAATTVISLLSISEYSNGIQHVLGGNKAIKVAALVIFSVLGFPLAITYSVPFSVTAELTAGSGGGQGLATGVLNLAIVIPQMIVAIGAGPWDALFGGGNIPAFALASVFSCAAGIFAVLKLPGLSNAYTSVGFHGFG, encoded by the exons ATGGCGACGGAGGCCGTCCCAGTCCGCCTCCCTTACCGCCACCTTGACGACGCCGAGGTCGAACTCGCCCGCCTCGACGGGGATCCCAACGGCCAGATCCACGAATCCGAGGTCTCCTGCAGCGTCCCCATCCCTTCCTCTTCGCCTTCTTCCTCCTCGAGCCCTTCGCGGCCGCGGGAGAGGACCGGTTGGAAGACGTTGATTCTTAGTTGTATGGTTGCCGCCGGCGTGCAGTTCGGTTGGGCCTTGCAGCTTTCGCTGCTTACACCCTACATCCAG ACATTAGGAATAGAGCATGTTTTTTCATCATTCATTTGGCTTTGTGGACCAATAACTGGCTTCGTT GTTCAACCTTGTGTTGGTATATGGAGCGATAAATGCCATTCAAAATATGGAAGGAGGCGACCATTCATTTTTGTTGGCTGCGTCATGATTTCTTTTGCT GTAATTTTGATTGGGTTCTCTGCTGATATTGGCGTCATTCTAGGTGATACTAAGGAACATTGCAG AAATTATAAAGGTCCCAGATGGCGAGCAGCTGCTGTGTTTGTGATTGGATTTTGGATGCTGGATCTTGCTAACAATACAGTGCAA GGTCCAGCTCGTGCTCTTCTAGCAGATCTCTCAG GCCCTGACCAATGCAATTCTGCAAATGCCATATTTTGCTCATGGATGGCTCTTGGAAATATTTTAGGGTTCTCATCTGGTTCAAGTGGACTTTGGCACAG GTGGTTTCCTTTTCTGACAACAGAGGCTTGCTGTGAAGTATGTGGAAATCTAAAGGCTGCCTTTCTGGTTGCTGTG GTGTTCCTTACATTTTGTATGCTCGTGACTCTATATTTCGCTAAAGAAATCCCACTCGAACCAAAGCCTGCACAacatttgtccgattcttcacctCTATTAAAAGATCCTGAGCAGTACCAGCATCTATCATTACAAGCTAAGTGGGAGAAATTAGATAATGGCCACAACTCTAGAATCAATATGATGGATGATAGAGCTAGCACAGATGCTTCTGTGGACTTTGGGCATGGCAGTGATAGGGGGCAAATTGAAGCCCTTGATGATGGACCTACTGCAGTTTTGGTTAACATTTTAACAAGCATGAGGCATCTGCCGCCTGGAATGCATTCTGTGCTTCTTGTCATGGCCCTTACCTGG TTGTCGTGGTTCCCCTTCTTCCTTTTTGATACCGATTGGATGGGACGAGAAGTATACCATGGGAATCCAAATGGGGATACAACCCAACAAGCTGACTATCAAAATGGCGTCAGAGAAGGTGCATTCGGTTTGCTACTGAATTCA GTTGTTCTTGGAGCTAGCTCTTTCTTTATTGATCCAATGTGCCGGAAAATGGGTGCAAGATTAGTGTGGGCAATGAGCAACTTTACCGTGTTTATTTGTATGGCAGCTACTACAGTCATAAGCTTGTTGTCTATCAGTGAATACTCTAATGGAATTCAACATGTCCTTGGAGGAAATAAGGCCATTAAGGTGGCAGCATTGGTTATCTTTTCAGTTCTCGGGTTTCCTCTAGCT ATTACGTATAGTGTTCCATTTTCTGTGACAGCAGAATTGACTGCTGGCTCAGGTGGAGGACAAG GACTGGCTACTGGAGTTCTGAATCTTGCGATCGTCATTCCTCAA ATGATTGTAGCTATCGGTGCAGGGCCTTGGGACGCCCTCTTCGGGGGAGGGAACATCCCTGCTTTTGCCTTAGCTTCTGTCTTTTCTTGTGCAGCTGGCATTTTTGCTGTCTTAAAATTACCAGGACTTTCAAATGCCTACACTTCTGTTGGCTTCCACGGATTTGGTTGA
- the LOC135610600 gene encoding sucrose transport protein SUT4-like isoform X1 has protein sequence MATEAVPVRLPYRHLDDAEVELARLDGDPNGQIHESEVSCSVPIPSSSPSSSSSPSRPRERTGWKTLILSCMVAAGVQFGWALQLSLLTPYIQTLGIEHVFSSFIWLCGPITGFVVQPCVGIWSDKCHSKYGRRRPFIFVGCVMISFAVILIGFSADIGVILGDTKEHCRNYKGPRWRAAAVFVIGFWMLDLANNTVQGPARALLADLSGPDQCNSANAIFCSWMALGNILGFSSGSSGLWHRWFPFLTTEACCEVCGNLKAAFLVAVVFLTFCMLVTLYFAKEIPLEPKPAQHLSDSSPLLKDPEQYQHLSLQAKWEKLDNGHNSRINMMDDRASTDASVDFGHGSDRGQIEALDDGPTAVLVNILTSMRHLPPGMHSVLLVMALTWLSWFPFFLFDTDWMGREVYHGNPNGDTTQQADYQNGVREGAFGLLLNSVVLGASSFFIDPMCRKMGARLVWAMSNFTVFICMAATTVISLLSISEYSNGIQHVLGGNKAIKVAALVIFSVLGFPLAITYSVPFSVTAELTAGSGGGQGLATGVLNLAIVIPQVDDCSYRCRALGRPLRGREHPCFCLSFCLFLCSWHFCCLKITRTFKCLHFCWLPRIWLTYYRYRVIF, from the exons ATGGCGACGGAGGCCGTCCCAGTCCGCCTCCCTTACCGCCACCTTGACGACGCCGAGGTCGAACTCGCCCGCCTCGACGGGGATCCCAACGGCCAGATCCACGAATCCGAGGTCTCCTGCAGCGTCCCCATCCCTTCCTCTTCGCCTTCTTCCTCCTCGAGCCCTTCGCGGCCGCGGGAGAGGACCGGTTGGAAGACGTTGATTCTTAGTTGTATGGTTGCCGCCGGCGTGCAGTTCGGTTGGGCCTTGCAGCTTTCGCTGCTTACACCCTACATCCAG ACATTAGGAATAGAGCATGTTTTTTCATCATTCATTTGGCTTTGTGGACCAATAACTGGCTTCGTT GTTCAACCTTGTGTTGGTATATGGAGCGATAAATGCCATTCAAAATATGGAAGGAGGCGACCATTCATTTTTGTTGGCTGCGTCATGATTTCTTTTGCT GTAATTTTGATTGGGTTCTCTGCTGATATTGGCGTCATTCTAGGTGATACTAAGGAACATTGCAG AAATTATAAAGGTCCCAGATGGCGAGCAGCTGCTGTGTTTGTGATTGGATTTTGGATGCTGGATCTTGCTAACAATACAGTGCAA GGTCCAGCTCGTGCTCTTCTAGCAGATCTCTCAG GCCCTGACCAATGCAATTCTGCAAATGCCATATTTTGCTCATGGATGGCTCTTGGAAATATTTTAGGGTTCTCATCTGGTTCAAGTGGACTTTGGCACAG GTGGTTTCCTTTTCTGACAACAGAGGCTTGCTGTGAAGTATGTGGAAATCTAAAGGCTGCCTTTCTGGTTGCTGTG GTGTTCCTTACATTTTGTATGCTCGTGACTCTATATTTCGCTAAAGAAATCCCACTCGAACCAAAGCCTGCACAacatttgtccgattcttcacctCTATTAAAAGATCCTGAGCAGTACCAGCATCTATCATTACAAGCTAAGTGGGAGAAATTAGATAATGGCCACAACTCTAGAATCAATATGATGGATGATAGAGCTAGCACAGATGCTTCTGTGGACTTTGGGCATGGCAGTGATAGGGGGCAAATTGAAGCCCTTGATGATGGACCTACTGCAGTTTTGGTTAACATTTTAACAAGCATGAGGCATCTGCCGCCTGGAATGCATTCTGTGCTTCTTGTCATGGCCCTTACCTGG TTGTCGTGGTTCCCCTTCTTCCTTTTTGATACCGATTGGATGGGACGAGAAGTATACCATGGGAATCCAAATGGGGATACAACCCAACAAGCTGACTATCAAAATGGCGTCAGAGAAGGTGCATTCGGTTTGCTACTGAATTCA GTTGTTCTTGGAGCTAGCTCTTTCTTTATTGATCCAATGTGCCGGAAAATGGGTGCAAGATTAGTGTGGGCAATGAGCAACTTTACCGTGTTTATTTGTATGGCAGCTACTACAGTCATAAGCTTGTTGTCTATCAGTGAATACTCTAATGGAATTCAACATGTCCTTGGAGGAAATAAGGCCATTAAGGTGGCAGCATTGGTTATCTTTTCAGTTCTCGGGTTTCCTCTAGCT ATTACGTATAGTGTTCCATTTTCTGTGACAGCAGAATTGACTGCTGGCTCAGGTGGAGGACAAG GACTGGCTACTGGAGTTCTGAATCTTGCGATCGTCATTCCTCAAGTTG ATGATTGTAGCTATCGGTGCAGGGCCTTGGGACGCCCTCTTCGGGGGAGGGAACATCCCTGCTTTTGCCTTAGCTTCTGTCTTTTCTTGTGCAGCTGGCATTTTTGCTGTCTTAAAATTACCAGGACTTTCAAATGCCTACACTTCTGTTGGCTTCCACGGATTTGGTTGACTTACTACCGATACAGAGTTATATTTTAG
- the LOC103979902 gene encoding probable apyrase 7 — MRLSLSLQDLKSFSKLNSGGVDDLVNDRSYGRAKHLRALQREGAASSFSKEKSSPSTPTKRKIWVRATIFVITVLLLISLILLFSRFFRTYWSREASEYTIVLDCGSTGTRVYVYKWAVDQNEGTRNFPIALRSLPEGPQRTPATQSGRAYHRMETEPGFHKLVHNESGLRAALQPLLQWAETQIPKHAHKGTSLFLYATAGVRRLPSSDSEWLLEKAWTILKNSSFLCRRDWVKIISGMEEAYYGWIALNYRMGFLGSLPVGKTYGSLDLGGSSLQVTFETETPTQDDTGIELRIASASHHLSAYSLSGYGLNDAFDKSVAHLFRKIVGTTDNINNDKLQLKHPCLNTGYREEYTCSRCTSASLEGSPLIGGKTMTKGLTGTTVELLGAPEWDKCSALAKLTVNLSAWSNLSSGVDCELKPCALSDGLPHPHGKFYAMSGFYVVFRFFNLSSEASLEDVLKRGQDFCGKTWEVAKNSVAPQPFIEQYCFRAPYVASLLRDGLHIKDSEVIIGSGSITWTLGVALLEAGQTLSNRVPPQGYNIVHADIHPAIPLLLLLMSVVLLCCALSCASNWIPRFSRRSYLPLFKHNSVTNSVLNIPSPFKFQRWSPIISGDGRIKTPLSPTIGGSGQHPFSMRHDLGGSSIQLSESSVHPLVVSHSSSSGSLGQMQFGNGAGTFWPPHRGQATLSSRKSQSREDLDSSLAEAHMVKI; from the exons ATGCGGCTTTCCTTGTCTCTGCAAGATCTAAAATCATTCTCTAAATTAAATTCAGGAGGGGTGGATGACCTTGTAAATGATAGGAGTTATGGACGTGCAAAACATCTTCGTGCTCTTCAAAGGGAAGGTGCTGCATCAAGCTTTTCGAAGGAGAAATCCTCTCCGTCAACACCAACCAAACGGAAGATATGGGTACGAGCAACAATATTTGTCATTACAGTTCTATTATTGATCTCATTGATCTTACTATTCTCAAGATTCTTTCGTACTTATTGGTCACGTGAGGCATCTGAGTATACCATTGTACTCGATTGTGGTAGTACTGGGACACGGGTTTATGTGTACAAGTGGGCTGTTGATCAAAATGAAGGCACTAGAAATTTTCCTATTGCATTAAGGTCTTTACCTGAAGGTCCTCAGAGAACTCCTGCAACACAAAGTGGTCGTGCATATCATCGTATGGAAACGGAGCCTGGTTTTCATAAACTTGTTCATAACGAATCTGGTTTAAGGGCTGCTTTGCAGCCACTTCTTCAGTGGGCTGAGACGCAAATACCAAAACATGCTCACAAAGGTACATCTCTGTTTCTGTATGCTACAGCAGGAGTTCGAAGGTTACCCAGTTCTGATTCAGAGTGGCTGCTGGAGAAGGCATGGACCATTCTGAAGAATTCATCATTTTTATGCAGGAGAGACTGGGTTAAGATTATATCTGGCATGGAGGAAGCATATTATGGGTGGATAGCTCTTAACTATCGTATGGGTTTCCTGGGTTCTTTACCAGTTGGAAAAACATATGGTTCACTTGACCTGGGTGGTTCATCATTGCAAGTTACTTTTGAAACAGAAACGCCCACACAAGATGACACAGGCATAGAATTGAGAATTGCATCTGCTAGTCACCATCTTAGTGCTTATTCTTTATCAGGTTATGGATTGAACGATGCATTTGACAAATCTGTGGCTCATCTTTTCAGAAAGATCGTGGGTACGACAGATAATATTAATAATGACAAGTTACAGCTTAAACATCCTTGCTTAAATACTGGCTATAGGGAGGAGTATACATGTTCTCGCTGTACTTCAGCTAGCTTAGAAGGAAGTCCTTTGATTGGAGGGAAAACCATGACCAAAGGTCTGACTGGAACAACTGTTGAACTGCTTGGTGCTCCTGAATGGGATAAATGCAGTGCACTTGCAAAATTAACAGTTAATCTGTCTGCATGGTCTAACCTTAGTTCTGGAGTTGACTGTGAACTTAAACCTTGTGCTCTCAGTGATGGTTTGCCTCATCCACATGGGAAATTCTATGCCATGTCAGGTTTCTATGTGGTTTTTCGGTTTTTTAATTTGTCTTCTGAGGCTTCTCTTGAAGATGTGCTAAAAAGGGGTCAGGATTTTTGTGGAAAAACATGGGAAGTTGCAAAGAATAGTGTTGCTCCACAACCTTTCATAGAACAATATTGCTTTAGAGCCCCTTATGTTGCATCCCTTTTGAGGGATGGGTTGCACATTAAAGATAGCGAGGTTATAATTGGTTCTGGTAGTATTACTTGGACCTTGGGGGTAGCCTTATTGGAGGCTGGACAAACATTGTCCAACAGAGTTCCACCACAGGGTTATAATATAGTACATGCAGACATACATCCGGCTATTCCTCTATTATTGCTTTTGATGTCAGTTGTATTACTTTGTTGTGCACTATCATGTGCAAGCAACTGGATTCCAAGATTTTCCCGAAGATCATACCTCCCACTTTTCAAGCATAACAGTGTCACAAACTCTGTTCTTAATATCCCTTCCCCTTTCAAATTCCAGCGGTGGAGTCCTATTATTTCAG GTGATGGAAGGATAAAGACACCACTCAGTCCTACAATTGGTGGTTCTGGGCAGCACCCATTTAGCATGCGACATGATTTGGGAGGCAGCAGCATACAGCTTAGTGAATCTTCTGTGCATCCCTTGGTTGTTTCTCATAGTTCTTCATCTGGTAGTTTAGGCCAAATGCAGTTTGGCAATGGTGCGGGAACCTTCTGGCCACCTCACCGGGGTCAGGCAACACTTTCGAGCCGGAAATCTCAGTCAAGAGAAGATCTCGACTCTTCATTGGCAGAAGCTCACATGGTGAAGATTTGA